In Serinus canaria isolate serCan28SL12 chromosome 5, serCan2020, whole genome shotgun sequence, the following proteins share a genomic window:
- the MOK gene encoding LOW QUALITY PROTEIN: MAPK/MAK/MRK overlapping kinase (The sequence of the model RefSeq protein was modified relative to this genomic sequence to represent the inferred CDS: inserted 2 bases in 1 codon; substituted 1 base at 1 genomic stop codon), whose amino-acid sequence MGDREGMRQLSKMQGFGDSSVRTQPLVSSRALLAAGLAVWLLSSSRSSAQDPPGIRPSPGMNPSPPGRCSGHGRLDSRQGPPLDLWSTSLVPRAPLLNPSPTGASAPPGSRDATRHLEARYFGFYSSLRKTESWVVSHKSVAQGHQNFTPAIPFNKQRHQHSSVTIYGATSTILPHLGTHLAGTGGALARRAHCACALTRPCRAQRAAARGRRVRGCRGDWNTTWRPEGSARSGARWGPAAHPPTPAPTGRRGRHIFTFDYNKFRDEYPGSLSLQNTLKLRDFGSCRSIYSQHAHSTSPHWYXAPECLLTKGLCSYKIGKWSPGCXFYEITSFQLLFLGYNELDHISKIHEVTGTPGNKTSKVQAEKPLPSNLVLGFISVGFLRSSLRQDFKKHQVRWILLSLAHTVLQGY is encoded by the exons atgggggacagggaggggatgaGACAACTCTCCAAAATGCAGGGTTTTGGAGACAGCTCGGTGAGAACACAGCCCCTCGTCTCTTCCCGGGCTCTTCTCGCTGCCGGGCTGGCGGTATGGCTGCTCTCCTCATCCCGCAGTAGCGCGCAGGATCCGCCAGGGATCAGGCCATCACCGGGGATGAATCCGAGCCCGCCGGGGCGCTGCTCCGGCCACGGGAGGCTTGACAGCAGACAGGGCCCGCCGCTGGATTTATGGAGCACGTCTCTTGTCCCAAGGGCTCCCCTCCTTAACCCCTCACCCACAGGCGCCTCAGCCCCCCCGGGGAGTCGAGACGCCACTCGACACCTCGAGGCGAGGTATTTCGGGTTTTATTCTAGTTTGCGCAAAACAGAAAGCTGGGTGGTATCCCACAAAAGTGTAGCCCAGGGACATCAAAACTTTACACCTGCTATACCTTTTAACAAACAAAGGCATCAGCATTCCTCGGTTACCATCTAC GGTGCGACATCCACAATTCTCCCGCACCTGGGCACGCACCTGGCGGGCACGGGCGGGGCGCTGGCACGCCGCGCACACTGCGCATGCGCGCTCACCCGGCCGTGCCGTGCGCAGCGGGCCgcggcgcggggccggcgcgTGCGCGGTTGCCGGGGCGACTGGAACACAACATGGCGGCCTGAGGGGAGCGCCAGGAGCGGGGCTCGGTGGGGCCCGGCCGCTCATCCGCCAACCCCGGCACCTACGGGACGGCGCGGCAGGCACA TCTTCACCTTTGACTACAACAAATTCAG AGATGAATACCCTGGCTCCCTTTCACTG cagaaCACCCTGAAGTTAAGAGATTTTGGATCTTGTAGGAGTATCTATTCTCAGCACGCACACAGTACCTCCCCACACTGGTACTGAGCACCTGAATGTTTGCTTACAAAAGGGCTCTGTAGTTACAAAATTGGCAAGTGGAGTCCTGGCTG TTTCTATGAAATCACAAG TTTCcagcttctttttcttggaTATAATGAGTTGGACCACATCTCAAAAATCCATGAAGTGACAGGCACTCCTGGTAACAAAACTTCAAAAGTTCAGGCA GAGAAGCCACTTCCCTCAAATTTAGTTCTGGGATTCATCAGTGTAGGTTTTCTACGAAGTTCCTTAAGGCAAGATTTCAAGAAACATCAAGTAAG GTGGATCTTACTCAGTTTGGCACATACAGTACTTCAAGGATATTGA